From one Variovorax sp. PBL-H6 genomic stretch:
- a CDS encoding cyclic nucleotide-binding domain-containing protein, whose translation MSSSIQDLCRAVAQNTSYDAFVPAFNAQQWETLASYLQPFDLNAGQVLIDQGANDRTLFFIEGGALSVHLIGSQGQMRLAILNPGSVVGEGSFFSRLPRSANVVATGAARVWRLTAIRFAEMSNRQPALALELALALGAVIAKRMVNKPKRVAVT comes from the coding sequence ATGTCATCGAGCATCCAGGATCTTTGCCGCGCCGTCGCGCAGAACACCAGCTACGACGCTTTCGTTCCGGCCTTCAATGCCCAGCAGTGGGAGACGCTCGCGAGCTACCTGCAGCCTTTCGACCTCAATGCCGGCCAGGTGCTCATCGATCAGGGCGCCAACGACCGCACGCTCTTCTTCATCGAAGGCGGCGCGCTGAGCGTTCATCTGATCGGCAGCCAGGGACAGATGCGGCTCGCGATCCTCAATCCCGGTTCAGTTGTGGGCGAAGGGTCCTTCTTCTCCAGATTGCCGCGTTCTGCGAACGTGGTGGCGACCGGCGCGGCGCGCGTCTGGCGGCTGACGGCCATCCGCTTTGCCGAGATGTCCAACCGCCAGCCTGCGTTGGCGCTGGAGCTCGCACTGGCCTTGGGAGCGGTGATTGCGAAGAGAATGGTCAACAAACCCAAGCGCGTCGCGGTGACCTAG